The genomic interval TATTTTTCATAAGTTCCCCAAAAATAGAGTACCCATTAAAATGAAAACCCCATTTGCTGATGATTTAATTGAGGTGTTTGGTTGCTCTTGGTGGGAGAAAGGGTGGGGCTTTTCATTCTCTGACTATTTACATTTTGCATGATTTTGGCCTCATACGCTTTTTCATTACTCATCGCATGTACTGAAAAGGGCAGTAGATGCAATAGAAGGGGATTATCGCAATCAAATATTTTGAGCTGATAACCACGGTGGTGGCGTATTTTAGCAAGCTGACAAAAAGAATTAAAGGCTTCGTTAAAATTAGCGAATGCCAGCGTCCGGCTTTGCCCAAGTTTTGATTTGATGCGCCCATTGATTAAAGTAATCACCCAGTCCTCAAGTAAATCTTTACTTAATCGAATGACATAATAGCGCATGTCTTTTTCAAAACGTGCACACTGGTACAGTTCCTTCTTTTTAAAATCAATATAATGCAGCCAGGGCAGGGTCGCGAACCAAGCTGTCATGACCAGGATTTACCTGTGGCAGGTTCAATCACATTGAATTCTGCAAAGCCATTTCGTAAATCAGCAATATGACCGGCTTCATCCATAAGTTCATTAATTGTTTCATCCAATTCCTTATCGCTTTCATAAGGAATTTTAAGCACATACTCCCAACCATCCTTGTCTTTTTTAACCATATCAAACGGGAAAAAGCATTCTTGTTCAATACGTCGTCTTGACTCACTCTTCCCTCTAACGAATTTTGAATTGTTCTCAACCTGAAGCCAAATTTCGATCACTGCTATTTTTTTTGCGGATTGACTACCTGGAAGGATCTGCTCTGGATTGTTTTGACGATGTGTTTTTAAAATACGGTAGACACTGGCAATGCCTATATCCAATTTTTTAGCAATTGCCACCCGTGTGTACCCTTGATTAATAAGGGCTATGACGTCACTACTTTTAGCACGTGCCGTGGGCTTTCGTCCTTTATAAACGCCTGCTTTTTTGGCGCGTTCAACTCCTTCCAATTGTCGTTCACGGCGAAGGTTGGTTTCAAATTCAGCAAATACGCCTAACATATCCAAAAAGAATTTTCCTGACGCACTCGATGTATCGACTGGCTGGTCAAGAGCTTTTAAGTTAATGTCCTTATCTTTTAAATCATGGAGCAAGGTTTGCAAATCAAGGATGCTGCGTGTTAGTCGGTCAATTCGCGTTACTACGAGAGTATCCCCCTCTCTAATATACTCCATGCACTCATCAAATGCTGTTCTGTCTTTTTTTGAGGTGCCGCTTTTTTTCTCGGAAAAAATTTTCTTGCACCCGGCATTTTTTAAAGCATCGAGTTGAATGGTGAGATTTTGATCAGTCGAGGAAACGCGGGCATAACCTACTAAATCCATCAGCATTTCCTATCAATGAGATCTAAGATGAAAGATATCACATTACCACAAATATAAATCAAATCCTATTGATAGAAAAAATAAGGGTTTTTGGGAAGCGGTCAAACATATCACACGGGTGTACTCTAGAGATAGCAAAAAACAATTTGAAATGTAAGCAAATGTCTTATATAATGAATGTAAGAATAAATCTTACATTCCTGAGGTGTTTATGGCTCGCACAATGACGGTTGATTTGGGCAGTGAACTTCGTGATTATGTTCAATTTCTTGTTGAGTCTGGGGATTATAGAAGTAATAGTGAAGTTTTGAGAGAGTCTCTGCGCCTGCTTCGTGAAAAACAAGCGGCTTCAAAGCTCGAACAGTTGCGTCATCTTATTGATGAAGGAGAGGGTAGTGGCGATCCCTTAATGTGGAATGCACATGATTTTCTTGAGTGCATGAAGAAAACACCTCATGCCAAATAAAAGTTATCGTCTTTATCCAAAGGCTATAGAGGATCTTGAGTCCATCTATTCATATAGTATAAGTGAATTTGGTATTAAACGGACAGAAGATTATATTTTGGCGATCGAAACCAGTTTCCAACATCTTGCAGAAGATCCGTTGATTTCGCGCGCATGTGATTATGTTCGCCAGAATTTGAGGGTATTTAATATCGGTTCCCATATTATTTTCTTTAAAATTACAAGTTATGGTATCGCAGTCATTCGAGTGTTGCATCAATCTATGGATTTTGGCAGACACTTTTAAAAAAACTTAATGTGTAGCATGATGTAGCAGATATGTAGCATGTTATTTGCTACACCTATTTTCCTGATTACAAATTGATTAATCGATTTAAGGCCTTGTGTTATAAGGGCTAATAGGGTTATTAGAATATGTCACTGGTGTAATTTAAACCCAAAATGCCTAAGTGTAGCAAATGTAGCAAAGATTGGGATTCGATTTAGATTATTTACCCCGGGGATTAATTTCAATAGTTGTTTTATTCCCAGCTTTTAGCAGGCGTATGTAGTGATGTTCGATTAGCATTTCCAATGCATCATCTCTTTGTGTTTTGCTACGCAAGGGTCCAAACTGCAAAATATCCCTGGGCGTTACGATTTGCGGCCTTTGCTCCAAGAGCCAAGCAAGTAATTTTCTGGCATCTTCAAGATCAGGCTGTGTTGATTGTGGTTCCAAAAGGCGCCTTGCCTCACTTAAGTACCAATTCATCAAGGTAATTGCTTGCTCGATGTGCTCCACGCTGATGTCCCCTGTTTTACCTGAAAAGAGATGGAAGAGGGCGGCAAGACGGACTGCATTTTCAGCGGCTTTGCTCGCAAAGTCCTTAATTTCCATCCATTGTCCTTGGGCAGTTAATCCTGCTTCAATGCCATTAAAGAATTGAACCCATAAGTGCTTTGCCTGAGCATTCATTTTTAGTAAAGGCAGGTTAATACAGCCTGCCTGGTTTAAGCGTTGAGATTGATCCAGACAATCCGTAATACGTTGCTCATATTCATTTAAACCCTCAAGCCTCTCTGGAGGTTCTTGGTAAAATCGTGTTCCCATGGAGCTGTCTGGGTAGGCAAGCAGACAGCGCGCCAAAAAACCGCTTTGACGGCTGATTCCGGTGGCCTGGCTAATCATCTGATCTAACAGTAGTGGTTGCATCATCAGGTTTAAGGTAAGGCGTCTGTTCTCAATGATAAAGCTTTGCGAGGTCTTGCGATGTGCTGCAAAGGATTTT from Legionella antarctica carries:
- a CDS encoding WGR domain-containing protein, which codes for MTAWFATLPWLHYIDFKKKELYQCARFEKDMRYYVIRLSKDLLEDWVITLINGRIKSKLGQSRTLAFANFNEAFNSFCQLAKIRHHRGYQLKIFDCDNPLLLHLLPFSVHAMSNEKAYEAKIMQNVNSQRMKSPTLSPTKSNQTPQLNHQQMGFSF
- a CDS encoding recombinase family protein, with translation MDLVGYARVSSTDQNLTIQLDALKNAGCKKIFSEKKSGTSKKDRTAFDECMEYIREGDTLVVTRIDRLTRSILDLQTLLHDLKDKDINLKALDQPVDTSSASGKFFLDMLGVFAEFETNLRRERQLEGVERAKKAGVYKGRKPTARAKSSDVIALINQGYTRVAIAKKLDIGIASVYRILKTHRQNNPEQILPGSQSAKKIAVIEIWLQVENNSKFVRGKSESRRRIEQECFFPFDMVKKDKDGWEYVLKIPYESDKELDETINELMDEAGHIADLRNGFAEFNVIEPATGKSWS
- a CDS encoding type II toxin-antitoxin system ParD family antitoxin, with protein sequence MARTMTVDLGSELRDYVQFLVESGDYRSNSEVLRESLRLLREKQAASKLEQLRHLIDEGEGSGDPLMWNAHDFLECMKKTPHAK
- a CDS encoding type II toxin-antitoxin system RelE/ParE family toxin; this encodes MPNKSYRLYPKAIEDLESIYSYSISEFGIKRTEDYILAIETSFQHLAEDPLISRACDYVRQNLRVFNIGSHIIFFKITSYGIAVIRVLHQSMDFGRHF
- a CDS encoding YfjI family protein, which translates into the protein MSSPIKKQPALFSQNNQSGNWNHPTPLTHVLSNATPYPFDALPNILQQVVNAYQCYGQQPLSLVASGALANLSLACQTLANVARDNYLVSPVSLYFLVIASSGERKSAADNVFSKAIRQWEAAVRKKREPERLSALTQHKAWQMERDGLLTQIKRTVYSGEDSDYYKDLLDYLVHQEPDIPIQPTLYFEDATQEALAIHLAHGWPSASLWSDEAGIILGSHSMQSNPMRFVALLNRLWEGKSFAAHRKTSQSFIIENRRLTLNLMMQPLLLDQMISQATGISRQSGFLARCLLAYPDSSMGTRFYQEPPERLEGLNEYEQRITDCLDQSQRLNQAGCINLPLLKMNAQAKHLWVQFFNGIEAGLTAQGQWMEIKDFASKAAENAVRLAALFHLFSGKTGDISVEHIEQAITLMNWYLSEARRLLEPQSTQPDLEDARKLLAWLLEQRPQIVTPRDILQFGPLRSKTQRDDALEMLIEHHYIRLLKAGNKTTIEINPRGK